GTTTCCCATCGACTACGCCTATCGGCCTCGCCTTAGGGGTCGACTTACCCTGCCCCGATTAACGTTGGACAGGAACCCTTGGTTTTTCGGCGAGCAGGTTTTTCACCTGCTTTATCGTTACTCATGTCAGCATTCGCACTTCTGATACCTCCAATATTTTTTTCAAAATATCTTCACAGGCTTACAGAACGCTCCCCTACCCAATAAAAAAATCTTTATTGCCGTAGCTTCGGTACATAATTTAGCCCCGTTATATCTTCCGCGCAGGCCGACTAGACCAGTGAGCTATTACGCTTTCTTTAAATGATGGCTGCTTCTAAGCCAACATCCTGGCTGTTTATGCCTTCCCACATCGTTTCCCACTTAATTATGATTTAGGGACCTTAGCTGACGGTCTGGGTTGTTTCCCTCTCCACAACGAACGTTAGCACCCGCTGTGTGTCTCCCGTGATAACATTCTTCGGTATTCGGAGTTTGCGTTGATTTGGTAGGCCGGGATGGCCCCCTAGTCAAAACAGTGCTCTACCCCCGAAGATGAGTTCACGAGGCGCTACCTAAATAGCTTTCGGGGAGAACCAGCTATCTCCCGGTTTGATTGGCCTTTCACCCCTAACCACAAGTCATCCGCTGATTTTTCAACATCAGTCGGTTCGGTCCTCCAGTTGGTTTTACCCAACCTTCAACCTGCTCATGGATAGATCACCGGGTTTCGGGTCTGTATCTTGCAACTATAAAAAATCGCCCATTTAAGACTCGGTTTCCCTACGGCTCCCTAAAATAAGTTAACCTTGCTACAAAATACAAGTCGCTGACCCATTATACAAAAGGTACGCAGTCACTTTTCAAATAATTAAAAGCTCCTACTGATTGTACGTATTTGGTTTCAGGATCTATTTCACTCCCCTAACCGGGGTTCTTTTCGCCTTTCCCTTACGGTACTAGTTCACTATCGGTCATTCAGGAGTATTTAGCCTTAGAGGATGGTCCCCCTATCTTCAAACAAGATTTCTCGTGTCCCGTTCTACTTTTTGAATTCCAGAAAAAAAATACTTCATATACAGGACTATCACCTTGTATCGTTAATTTTTCCAAATTATTCTACTATATTTTTATTCTTTTATAATTCTAGGCTTTTCCCATTTCGCTCGCCACTACTAAGGGAATCTCAATTGATTTCTTTTCCTCAAGGTACTTAGATGTTTCAGTTCCCTTGGTTTGCTTTATTAATCTATTAATTCAATTAATAATGATGTTTTTAACACCGGGTTTCCCCATTCGGAAATCATCGGATGATAACGCTTCATATCAGCTTACCGATGCTTATCGCAGATTAGCACGTCCTTCATCGCCTCTGAATGCCAAGGCATCCACCAAACACGCTTATTATGCTTAACCTTACAACCCACAGGTGTTTTTCTAAATTTCAATCATATCCAAATTTTTAAAGAACATTAAAGTCAATCTTTTTTTTATTACAAAATGATTATATCATATATTTTTTTTTAGTATACAAAAATATTTTTAATTTTTGTCCTCTAGGGGATTTGAACCCCTGTTGCCGCCGTGAAAGGGCGATGTCCTAACCACTAGACGAAGAGGACTAAAAAAAATCAAATAATCATTAATTTTTAATGTTACAGAATGAATTAAAAGTGTCAAGTGTTTTTTATATTTTTTATAAAAAATAAATATAAAAACAAATTTTTTTTAATAATTTATTTATCTTTTCTAATAAAAAATATTTTTTTTAAAAAGTTATCTTTAATATAAATTTAAAATTTATATAGTTAACTTTAAAAGATCAATATTTTTTTTAATATTAGGTAATATTTTAAACCATAAAAAACACGAATAAGCTGCTTGAGCTACTAACATACCTAGACCATCAGAGCAATATTTACTACCTAAATATTTACATAGTAATAAAAAAGGAGTTAACAATTTTTTCTTGGCATAAGAAATATCATAACATCTTGTATCAGGAAAAATTAATTTTTTAGGAAAAATTGGAGATTTATTATCTAATCCACAAGAAGTAGCATTAATAATAATATCAAATTTATTTTCATATAAATAATCTGAAAAAATAAAAATTTTTCCAAAATGTTTAAATCTTTTCACTAATTTAATAGAATTAATAATTGTTCTGTTTAAAACGAAAATACAACATTTTTCTTTTAATAAATGATATACAACAGAATAAGCTGCACCTCCAGAACCTAATAACAATACAATTGTATTATTTTTTTTTAAATATTTTAAACGCTTTAAATCATATATTAAACCAATTCCATCTGTATTATCACCTAAAAAATTATTATCCTCAATTTTTACTAAAGTATTTAAAGAACCAGAAATATATGCTTTTTTACTATATTGATCAGGAATTCTAAATGAGTCTCTTTTAAACGGTACAGTAATATTACATCCATAACCGCCAGAATTAAAAAATTCTACTACTTTTTTAAAAAAATTTGATTTTGTACATAAAAAAGAGCTATAATTATAGTTTATTTTTATATCTCTAGAAAAATTTCTATGAATGACTGGTGATAAAGAATGTTTTACTGGATTACCAAATAATCCAATATATTTTATTTTTTTTTTTAATTTTTCTTTTTTCATACTGTTTCCTACAATTTTAATAATTATTTTTTATGAAAATATAAATTATATAAAAAAATAAATTTTTATAATTATACGATTTTACTTATATTTAAAAATTTTATTATAAAAATTAACAAATACATTTAACTAATATTATAAATAATGTTTATGTCGATACGCAAAATTTTAAAATTTCCAGATTATCGTTTACGATTAAAATCAAAACCAATTAAAATAATTAACTACAAAATAATAAAAATAATACGAGATATGTTTGATACAATGTATGCTAATAATGGAATTGGATTAGCTGCACCACAAATAAATATATTAAAAAAAATTATTGTGATCAGTTCATTAGAACCAAATCAATCAGAATTAATTTTAATAAATCCTATTATTTTAAAAAAAAACCAAAAATATATTCGTACAAAAGAAGGTTGTTTATCAATTCCTAAAAAAACAGCTATAATTAATCGATCAAGTTATATAAAAATAAAAGCAATTGATCATCTCGGACAGCTATTTATATTAGAAGCGAGATCATTATTATCTATCTGTATCCAACATGAAATGGATCATTTAATTGGGAAACTATTTATAGATTATATTAATTAATAATATATTTTTTATAAATCAATCTATTTATATTATAAAATGTCAAAAAAAACATTAAAAATTATTTTCGCAGGTAGCAATGATTTTTCATTAGCACACCTATACTCATTATTTTATTCAAAATATGTTATATCAGCCATAATAACTAAACCAGATAATTTATATTGTAAAAAAAAAGATAATATTTTTTCTTCTATTAAAAAATTTGCAATTAAAAATAATATTAAAATATTACAACCAGATAATTTACTAAAAAAAAATTTTTATCAATCTATTTTAGATATAAAAGCAAATATATTAATAGTATCATCTTATGGATCTATTATACCAAAAAAAATTCTAAAATTATTTCCTTTAGGAGGAATAAATATACACGCATCTTTATTACCAAGATGGAAAGGTGCTGCTCCAGTACAATGGGCAATATTATCAGGAGACAAAAAAACAGGTATTAGTGTAATAAAAATGAACTCCAGTATTGATTCAGGAAAAATAA
The nucleotide sequence above comes from Buchnera aphidicola (Cinara curvipes). Encoded proteins:
- the aroE gene encoding shikimate dehydrogenase, whose amino-acid sequence is MKKEKLKKKIKYIGLFGNPVKHSLSPVIHRNFSRDIKINYNYSSFLCTKSNFFKKVVEFFNSGGYGCNITVPFKRDSFRIPDQYSKKAYISGSLNTLVKIEDNNFLGDNTDGIGLIYDLKRLKYLKKNNTIVLLLGSGGAAYSVVYHLLKEKCCIFVLNRTIINSIKLVKRFKHFGKIFIFSDYLYENKFDIIINATSCGLDNKSPIFPKKLIFPDTRCYDISYAKKKLLTPFLLLCKYLGSKYCSDGLGMLVAQAAYSCFLWFKILPNIKKNIDLLKLTI
- the def gene encoding peptide deformylase; the protein is MSIRKILKFPDYRLRLKSKPIKIINYKIIKIIRDMFDTMYANNGIGLAAPQINILKKIIVISSLEPNQSELILINPIILKKNQKYIRTKEGCLSIPKKTAIINRSSYIKIKAIDHLGQLFILEARSLLSICIQHEMDHLIGKLFIDYIN